From one Streptomyces sp. CA-210063 genomic stretch:
- the gcl gene encoding glyoxylate carboligase: MARMTAARAAVEILKHEGVRDAFGVPGAAINPFYAALKASGGIQHTLARHVEGASHMAEGYTRTHPGNIGLCIGTSGPAGTDMITGLYSAIGDSIPILCVTGQAPTAVIHKEDFQAVDIAAIAGPVTKMAVTVLEAAQVPGVFQQAFHLMRSGRPGPVLIDLPIDVQLTEIEFDPDTYEPLPVYKPAATRAQIEKAIGLLNAAERPLIVAGGGIINADACELLVEFAELTGVPVVPTLMGWGVLPDDHELNAGMVGLQTSHRYGNATFLESDFVLGIGNRWANRHTGKLDVYTAGRKFVHVDIEPTQIGRIFAPDYGIASDAKAALELFVVVARESKAAGRLPDRSAWAAGAQDRKARLQRRTHFDDIPIKPQRVYEEMNKAFGPETRYVSTIGLSQIAGAQMLHVHHPRHWINCGQAGPLGWTVPAALGVAKADPEASVVALSGDYDFQFMIEELAVGAQHRIPYVHVLVNNAYLGLIRQAQRAFDIDFQVSLEFENVNSPELGVYGVDHVKVAEGLGCKAIRVTDPAELGAAFEQAKKLAAEYRVPVVVEAILERVTNISMSTTNDIGNVVEFEEIATEPGHAPTSIRTLRV, translated from the coding sequence ATGGCTCGTATGACCGCTGCCCGCGCGGCAGTCGAGATCCTCAAGCACGAGGGCGTCCGCGACGCGTTCGGTGTCCCCGGCGCGGCGATCAACCCCTTCTACGCGGCCCTCAAGGCCTCCGGCGGCATCCAGCACACTCTCGCCCGGCATGTCGAGGGCGCCTCGCACATGGCCGAGGGCTACACCCGCACCCACCCCGGCAACATCGGTCTCTGCATCGGCACCTCCGGGCCCGCCGGGACCGACATGATCACCGGGCTCTACTCGGCCATCGGTGATTCCATCCCGATCCTCTGCGTCACCGGCCAGGCACCCACGGCCGTGATCCACAAGGAGGACTTCCAGGCCGTCGACATCGCCGCCATCGCGGGGCCGGTCACCAAGATGGCCGTCACCGTCCTGGAGGCCGCTCAGGTCCCCGGCGTCTTCCAGCAGGCCTTCCATCTGATGCGCTCCGGCCGTCCCGGACCCGTCCTCATCGACCTGCCCATCGACGTCCAGCTGACCGAGATCGAGTTCGACCCGGACACGTACGAGCCGCTCCCGGTCTACAAACCGGCCGCCACCCGCGCCCAGATCGAGAAGGCGATCGGGCTGCTGAACGCGGCGGAGCGGCCGCTGATCGTCGCGGGCGGCGGCATCATCAACGCCGACGCCTGTGAACTCCTCGTCGAGTTCGCCGAGTTGACCGGCGTCCCGGTCGTCCCCACCCTCATGGGCTGGGGCGTCCTGCCCGACGACCACGAGCTGAACGCCGGCATGGTCGGCCTGCAGACCTCGCACCGCTACGGCAACGCGACCTTCCTGGAGTCCGACTTCGTCCTCGGCATCGGCAACCGCTGGGCCAACCGGCACACCGGGAAACTGGACGTCTACACGGCCGGACGGAAGTTCGTCCACGTCGACATCGAGCCCACCCAGATCGGCAGGATCTTCGCCCCCGACTACGGCATCGCCTCCGACGCCAAGGCCGCCCTGGAGCTGTTCGTCGTGGTGGCAAGGGAGTCGAAGGCGGCGGGCAGGCTGCCGGACCGCTCCGCGTGGGCGGCCGGCGCGCAGGACCGCAAGGCCCGGCTCCAGCGCCGTACGCACTTCGACGACATCCCGATCAAGCCGCAGCGCGTCTACGAGGAGATGAACAAGGCCTTCGGTCCCGAGACCCGGTACGTCTCGACCATCGGCCTCTCCCAGATCGCCGGCGCCCAGATGCTGCACGTCCACCACCCGCGCCACTGGATCAACTGCGGCCAGGCGGGCCCGCTGGGCTGGACGGTCCCGGCCGCGCTCGGTGTCGCGAAGGCCGACCCGGAGGCGTCCGTAGTCGCCCTCTCCGGCGACTACGACTTCCAGTTCATGATCGAGGAACTGGCGGTCGGGGCACAGCACCGCATCCCGTACGTGCATGTCCTGGTCAACAACGCCTACCTGGGCCTGATCCGCCAGGCCCAGCGCGCCTTCGACATCGACTTCCAGGTCAGCCTGGAGTTCGAGAACGTCAACTCGCCCGAGCTGGGCGTCTACGGCGTCGACCACGTCAAGGTCGCCGAGGGCCTGGGCTGCAAGGCGATCCGGGTGACCGACCCCGCCGAACTGGGCGCCGCCTTCGAGCAGGCGAAGAAGCTCGCGGCGGAGTACCGGGTGCCGGTCGTCGTCGAGGCGATCCTGGAGCGCGTCACCAACATCTCGATGTCCACGACCAACGACATCGGCAACGTGGTCGAGTTCGAGGAGATCGCGACGGAGCCGGGGCACGCGCCCACGTCGATCAGGACGTTGCGGGTCTGA